The DNA segment CACGTGCGCGCGATCGGCAGCCAGGAGGTCACGCGGGTCACGGCCGCCACGGCGCGGGACATCTTCGGCTACGGCTGGGCCAACAACCAGCGGCTCGTCTACATCCAGGACTCCGGCGGCGACGAGAACTTCCACGCCTATGCGGTGGACCTCGATGGCGGCAACTTCCTCGACCTGACGCCCTTCGAGAAGATCCAGACGCGCTTCGTCGACGATCTCGAGGACGATGACGAGCACATGCTGATCGCGATCAACCGGCGCGACCCGCGCATCCACGACGTCTACAAGGTGAACGTGAACACCGGCGAGCTGAAGCTGGTCGCCGAGAACCCCGGGACGATCATGGGCTGGCAGACGGACAACGCCGGCCGCCTCCGCGCCGCCACCACCACCGACGGCGTCAACAGCAGCCTGCTCTACCGTGAGAACGAGAACGAGCCGTTCAAGACGGTGATCACCACCAACTTCAAGGAGACCCTGTCGCCGCTCTACTTCACCTTCGACGACCAGCTCCTCTACGTAGCCTCCAACATCGGCCGCGACAAGACGGCGATCTTCACCTACGACCCGCGCACGGCCGAGCACAAGGAGCTGATCTACGAGCATCCCGAGGTCGATGTGGAGAACCTCATGCGCTCGCGCCACCGCAAGGCGATCACGGGCGCCGCGTACTTCACCGACAAGCGCGGCTACAAGTTCTTCGACCAGGACCGCGCGCAGCTCCAGGCGCGCCTCGAGCGCGAGCTGCCCGGCGTCGAGGTGACGGTCGCCAGCATGAGCAAGGACGAGCGGCGCGTCCTCGTGCGCACTTTCAGCGACAAGACGCGCGGCGCCTACTACTACCTGGATCGCGACACCGACAAGCTGGAGAAGCTCGTCGAGGTGAGCCCCTGGCTCGACCCGACGGCGATGGCCGACATGAAGCCGGTCCAGTACACGAGCCGGGACGGCCTGACCATCCACGGCTACCTGACGCTGCCGCGCGGCATCGAACCCAAGCACCTGCCGGTGGTCGTCAACCCGCACGGCGGCCCCTGGGCGCGCGACTACTGGGGCTTCAACCCCGAGGTGCAGTTCCTCGCCAACCGCGGCTACGCGGTCCTCCAGATGAACTTCCGCGGCTCGACCGGCTACGGCAAGGAGTTCTGGACGAAGAGCTTCAAGCAGTGGGGCCGCGCGATGCAGGACGACGTCACCGACGGCGTCAAGTGGCTGATCAGCGAGGGCATCGCCGATCCGGACCGCATCGGCATCTACGGGGGCTCCTACGGCGGGTATGCCACGCTGGCCGGCGTCACCTTCACGCCCGACCTCTATGCCTGCGCCGTCGATTACGTGGGCGTCTCGAACATCTTCACCTGGATGGAGGCCTTCCCGCCCTACTGGGAGCCCTTCATCGCGATGGTCAAGGAGATGGTCGGCGATCCGGCCACGGAGCCCGACCTCATCCGCGAGATCTCGCCCTTCTTCCACGTCGACAAGATCGAAGTGCCGCTCCTCGTGGCGCAGGGCGCCAACGACCCGCGCGTCAAGAAAGAGGAGAGCGACCAGATCGTCACGGCGCTGCGGGCGCGGGGCATCGACGTCGAGTACATCGTCAAGGACAACGAGGGCCACGGCTTCGCGAACGAGGAGAACCGCTTCGACTTCTACGGAGCGATGGAGAAGTTCCTCGGCCAGCACCTGGGCGGCTCGGTGGCGCCGACGCCGCCGCCGGGCAGCGAGAGCTAGCCGGACACCTTCGCCACGAACAGCGGCAGCGCCGGGTCGACCAGAGCGCCGATCTTCCCCGCGTAGCCGCGCTTGGCCTCGATGTCCGCGTCGGTGACGATGCGCGCGTCGAGCAGCCCGCCCCTCTCGACGCCCGTGCGGAGGCGGTTCATCTCGGTCAGGGCCTGATCCCAGGCGGCCAGCCAGAGGTCCAGCTCGTCGCGCTCGGGGCGCCGCGCGTCGACGTGCACGAGCAGATCGATGTCGCTGTCCGCGCGCGCGATGCCGTTCTTGACGCTACCGTACAAGTAGATGCCCTTCACGCCGAAGCGCCCGGCGTCGAGGCTGGCGGCCAGGCGCTCCGCCATGCGGCGGCGCCATTGCCAGTGGTCGTCGCCATGAGGGAGCAAGGGCGGCGCGAACTCGGGCTCCGGTTTGGGTCCGCAGCCGGGCGGGCAGAGGAATCCGAGCGCCTCGTCGAGGTCCGCGTTCAGATGCACGCGCAGGATCCGGCCCTCGGTTGCCGCAGCGACATCGATCACGCGCACCACGCCGGTCAGCGCTGCGCACTCGGGCACCAGCGCGGTGAGCAGGTTGGGCGCGCCGAGCAGGAAGCCCTCGGCGAAGACGATGCCCGCGTCGTCCGGATAGAGCGGCAGATAGCGGATGCGCGACTCGACGAGGTCCTGGAAGAAGTGGGTGCCGAAGGACAGGTCCGGCAGGTACTCGCCGACCCGGCGCGCGATCTCCACGAGCATAGCGCTGTGGCAGATGTCCGCGTAGGTCACGGGTACGCCGAGCTTGATGTCGCCGCGGCTGCCCCAGCGGCCGGGGCCCATCAGCACGAACTGCCGCCGCGGCAGCAGCTTGTTGAGGCGGCCGACCGCGCGCCCGACGGCGATCATGCTCTCGCGGTCCGGCAGCTCGCCATAGGCGGCGGGGTCCACGTAGACGATGTGGGTGAGGTCAGGCATCCAGCCGTTGGAGACGTAGCGGCGCGCGCTGAAGATGCGGTCGCCATCGGGCAGGTCGCGCGGGATGGGCGCCGGGCCGTCCTCGGCGACGTGACTCTGCGGCCGGCACTGAAGCAGGTAGAAGCGCTCGCCGTCGTGCGCGAACTCCATGTCGATGGGCGTGCCCAGCTTCTCGGCGAGGATGTCGAGCATGTTCTTGACGTGCGTCAGGAAGGGTGTCGTCTCGAGCAGGCCGGCGAAGGTGGGCACGGCGTCCTGGGTGCTCGGGTCGAAGAGCAGCGGGACGATGCGCTGCAGGCGATCGCCCTTGTACAGCGAGTAGACCAGCTCGAGGCCGGGGGTCTCGTCGCCCAGCTCGCGGACCAGCTGCTCGATGGACACGGTCTCGAAACGGTTCGCCTCGAGGTTGATCAGGTCCACCTTGCGCGGCGCGTAGCGCAGCTGCTCGTCCACGGCGGGGTTGGCCTTGAGCTGCGGCTTGCCCGGCACCGCGAGCACGGGGTAGTCGTCGCCGACGCGATCCACCGCCCGCGTGCCCAGGCCCGGCACCAGGCGCACGATGCCGTCCTCGCGCTTGATGCGCGGCGACCAGCGGAACTCGTTGTTGCTGAAGGCCACGCCCGCGAAGGCCGGCAGCCAGTACTTGCCCACCCGCCGGCCCACCACGGCCTGCAGGAGGATGCCCATCTCCTCGCTGAACTCGAGCAGGCCGCGGTCGCGGCGGTAGGCGATGGGGTCGGGTCCGAAGGTGGAGGCGTAGACTTCGGCGATCGCGTTCAGCGCCGCGGCGAGCCGCTCTTGCTTCGTGCCCTGGTTGGGCAGGAAAAGGCTCTTGTACTTGCCGCTGAAGGCGGTGCCGAGGCGGTCCTCGAGCAGGCTCGAGCTGCGCACGATGAGCGGCGTCTCGCCGAACTCATCGAGTGCGGCGCTGAGCCCGCGCACGAACTCCGGTGGGAAGGGGCTGTCCTTGAAGAGCTGGATCAGGTGCGGATACTCCTGCCGGATCTGCTCGACGTCCTTGAACTTCTGCTCGATGACGTCTTCGAGGTCGTTGTGGGCGATGAAGTCCATCACGGCGTCGGAAGCGATGTACCAGGTCTTCGGCACGAGGATCTCGCCGACGGGCCGCTCGGGGCTCCCGCACTCGGCCAGCAAACGAGACGCGAGCAGCAGTCCCGCGCTCTTGCCGCCCAGCTTGCCCTGGCTGTCCGCGGGCAGGATCATGCGATCGATCTGCTCGGCCATGTCGGAGATCCGGATGTAGTCCTTGGCCACCTTCAGGAAGTCGAGCTGCTCGGTGAGGAAGCGCCGCGCCAGCGTCACGCGCAGGCCGCGCATCACGGGCAGCGGCAGGCCGGTGCCGTCGGCGATGAGATAGCGGTAGCGGCGCACGGCCTCGGCGATCTCGTTGAGCGAGCTGCGCGGGCTCGAGAGAACGTTGATGAAGAAGCCCGCCTTGTCCTCCACCAGCCACTTCTGGACCAGGGTCAGGATCTGCTCGCCGCCCAGGTGCAGCGCGGCGAGCTCGAAGGGGCGGTCGCTGAGCAGCAGGCCGCGATCGGCGCCCCCGCGCTGCCCGGCGACGTTGCGTTCGCCCGCCACCGCCTCCGGGTCGGCCAGCGCACGCGCCTCGAGCAGCATCGACCGTGCGTCCTCGACACCGATGCCGTAGAGGTGGTTCAGCATCTTGCGCGCCATGCGCAGGTAGAGCTCGGGATCCGAGGTGCGCAGCATCTGGAGCGTGCCCTTCCAGGCGCTGCGCCGGCCTTCGCGGCGGCTCTGCTCCCAGCGCTCGCGCAGCGTGTCGATGCGCTTGTGCAGGATGTAGTGCGCGAGGCGATCGGCGATCGTGGCGAGCAGGCGCCGCTCGCGGGCCGTGAAAGTTTCGCCCTCGGGACCGCTGCGCGGCTCGAGGTAGTAGACCTCCAGGGTGCCGAAGTTGCGGTCGAGGATGCGCAGGGGCGCGGCCAGGCGCCAGGATGTCGGCTCGAAGTCGGCGGCGCGGTAGACCTCGTCCTCGAAGAGGATCTGTGCGCGGCAGACGTCCGGGAAGCGCCAGCCGAGCGGGATTTCCGCCAGCACCACCGCGAAGACGTCGGCGAGGCTGCTGTCCATGTCCAGCAGCCGATCCTCGATCGTGAAGAGACAGTCGAGTTCCTTGGCCCGGTCGCTGAGGGGCAGGGGCAGCCTGTCCGCCGGGTCCTGAGTGTCCTGCATCGCGCACCGCCGGCTGGGGTCGGGAATAGCTTGCGCCTTGCGGGCAGGGGGCGTCAAGGCGGTCGCGGAATCCGAAATCGCGCGGCCGCGGCCGGGAAAAACGGACGGCTTGCTCCTCCTACGACCGCATGCGCAAGCGATTCGCGCTGGTCTGGCTCGACAACATGAGCACCGCGCTGTGTTCGGCCACCGGCACCTTCGACCCCGACGGCAAGGCGCTCAGCCTCTGCGGCAAGATGGACGAGCCGATGACCGGCGAGATCGGCAAGCCCGTGAAGTAGGTCCTGCGCCTCATCGACGAGGACCATTTCGGCTTCGA comes from the bacterium genome and includes:
- a CDS encoding pyruvate, phosphate dikinase; this encodes MQDTQDPADRLPLPLSDRAKELDCLFTIEDRLLDMDSSLADVFAVVLAEIPLGWRFPDVCRAQILFEDEVYRAADFEPTSWRLAAPLRILDRNFGTLEVYYLEPRSGPEGETFTARERRLLATIADRLAHYILHKRIDTLRERWEQSRREGRRSAWKGTLQMLRTSDPELYLRMARKMLNHLYGIGVEDARSMLLEARALADPEAVAGERNVAGQRGGADRGLLLSDRPFELAALHLGGEQILTLVQKWLVEDKAGFFINVLSSPRSSLNEIAEAVRRYRYLIADGTGLPLPVMRGLRVTLARRFLTEQLDFLKVAKDYIRISDMAEQIDRMILPADSQGKLGGKSAGLLLASRLLAECGSPERPVGEILVPKTWYIASDAVMDFIAHNDLEDVIEQKFKDVEQIRQEYPHLIQLFKDSPFPPEFVRGLSAALDEFGETPLIVRSSSLLEDRLGTAFSGKYKSLFLPNQGTKQERLAAALNAIAEVYASTFGPDPIAYRRDRGLLEFSEEMGILLQAVVGRRVGKYWLPAFAGVAFSNNEFRWSPRIKREDGIVRLVPGLGTRAVDRVGDDYPVLAVPGKPQLKANPAVDEQLRYAPRKVDLINLEANRFETVSIEQLVRELGDETPGLELVYSLYKGDRLQRIVPLLFDPSTQDAVPTFAGLLETTPFLTHVKNMLDILAEKLGTPIDMEFAHDGERFYLLQCRPQSHVAEDGPAPIPRDLPDGDRIFSARRYVSNGWMPDLTHIVYVDPAAYGELPDRESMIAVGRAVGRLNKLLPRRQFVLMGPGRWGSRGDIKLGVPVTYADICHSAMLVEIARRVGEYLPDLSFGTHFFQDLVESRIRYLPLYPDDAGIVFAEGFLLGAPNLLTALVPECAALTGVVRVIDVAAATEGRILRVHLNADLDEALGFLCPPGCGPKPEPEFAPPLLPHGDDHWQWRRRMAERLAASLDAGRFGVKGIYLYGSVKNGIARADSDIDLLVHVDARRPERDELDLWLAAWDQALTEMNRLRTGVERGGLLDARIVTDADIEAKRGYAGKIGALVDPALPLFVAKVSG
- a CDS encoding S9 family peptidase; the encoded protein is MTRQLVTACLLALSLATAAGCGGKKEEPAKLIAMQDFFRNPEQTAYQLSPDGRHFSWLQPWQGRLNVHVRAIGSQEVTRVTAATARDIFGYGWANNQRLVYIQDSGGDENFHAYAVDLDGGNFLDLTPFEKIQTRFVDDLEDDDEHMLIAINRRDPRIHDVYKVNVNTGELKLVAENPGTIMGWQTDNAGRLRAATTTDGVNSSLLYRENENEPFKTVITTNFKETLSPLYFTFDDQLLYVASNIGRDKTAIFTYDPRTAEHKELIYEHPEVDVENLMRSRHRKAITGAAYFTDKRGYKFFDQDRAQLQARLERELPGVEVTVASMSKDERRVLVRTFSDKTRGAYYYLDRDTDKLEKLVEVSPWLDPTAMADMKPVQYTSRDGLTIHGYLTLPRGIEPKHLPVVVNPHGGPWARDYWGFNPEVQFLANRGYAVLQMNFRGSTGYGKEFWTKSFKQWGRAMQDDVTDGVKWLISEGIADPDRIGIYGGSYGGYATLAGVTFTPDLYACAVDYVGVSNIFTWMEAFPPYWEPFIAMVKEMVGDPATEPDLIREISPFFHVDKIEVPLLVAQGANDPRVKKEESDQIVTALRARGIDVEYIVKDNEGHGFANEENRFDFYGAMEKFLGQHLGGSVAPTPPPGSES
- a CDS encoding DUF1579 domain-containing protein, producing MRKRFALVWLDNMSTALCSATGTFDPDGKALSLCGKMDEPMTGEIGKPVK